A stretch of Cellulosilyticum sp. I15G10I2 DNA encodes these proteins:
- the purF gene encoding amidophosphoribosyltransferase: MKFLQEDSLHEECGVIGIYRNEKDAASLAYYGLFALQHRGQECAGIAVNHNGIVENYKGMGLVSDVFSEETLKDLKGNIAIGHVRYSTAGDKDVRNAQPLVAKYKRGDIGLAHNGNLVNSESIREMLEDDGVIFQTTTDSESILNLVSRHSRRGIETGIRNTMSLLKGAYALVITTGESLIGIRDPHGLRPLCIGKLRDGYVFASESCALDVLDAEFIRDVEPGEVVMIDKEGMRSIEPANWCQKHLCVFELIYFARPDSVLDGDSVYEFRQNAGRLLAKQRKLEADIVIPVPDSGIPSAIGYSKESGIPYGEGLVKNRYIGRTFIQPTQEMRENAVKIKLSPLRQNIEGKKVIMIDDSIVRGTTCKRIVEQIRKAGAREIHVCITSPPVQYPCYFGIDTPYREYLIGANKTVDEICEYLGADSLTYLGEEELREACGHKSQFCKACFNGRYPMEVPIECQPSEC, from the coding sequence ATGAAATTTTTACAAGAAGATTCTTTACATGAAGAATGCGGCGTTATAGGTATCTATAGAAATGAAAAAGATGCAGCAAGTCTTGCTTATTATGGACTTTTTGCCCTGCAGCACAGAGGGCAGGAGTGTGCTGGGATTGCTGTTAATCATAACGGCATCGTAGAGAACTATAAAGGCATGGGACTTGTATCAGATGTTTTTAGTGAAGAGACACTAAAAGATTTAAAAGGAAACATTGCAATAGGCCATGTAAGATATTCGACAGCTGGAGATAAAGATGTTAGGAATGCACAGCCTCTTGTAGCTAAATATAAAAGAGGTGACATTGGACTTGCCCATAACGGCAATTTGGTCAATAGTGAAAGCATTAGAGAAATGCTCGAAGATGATGGTGTTATTTTTCAAACCACAACAGATTCAGAATCCATTTTGAATTTAGTTTCAAGACATAGCAGACGTGGGATTGAAACAGGGATTAGAAATACAATGAGTCTTTTAAAAGGTGCTTATGCACTAGTGATTACAACAGGAGAAAGTCTGATTGGCATTCGTGATCCTCATGGACTTAGGCCGCTTTGTATTGGTAAGCTTAGGGATGGCTATGTGTTTGCATCAGAAAGTTGTGCCCTTGATGTACTTGATGCAGAGTTTATAAGAGATGTAGAGCCAGGTGAAGTTGTGATGATTGATAAAGAAGGCATGAGAAGTATTGAGCCTGCTAATTGGTGCCAAAAACATCTCTGTGTATTTGAGCTTATTTATTTTGCCAGACCAGACAGTGTATTAGATGGAGACAGTGTTTACGAGTTCAGACAAAATGCAGGCAGACTTCTTGCTAAACAGAGAAAGCTTGAAGCAGATATTGTTATTCCAGTACCAGACTCGGGGATACCATCTGCTATAGGTTATTCAAAAGAATCAGGGATTCCTTATGGAGAAGGGCTTGTTAAAAACAGATATATAGGACGTACCTTTATACAGCCCACTCAAGAGATGAGAGAAAATGCAGTAAAAATCAAACTATCGCCGCTTAGACAAAATATAGAAGGTAAAAAAGTTATTATGATTGATGACTCCATTGTAAGAGGGACAACCTGTAAACGTATTGTAGAACAAATCAGAAAGGCTGGGGCTCGTGAAATCCATGTTTGTATTACCTCACCTCCTGTACAATATCCTTGTTATTTTGGAATAGATACCCCTTATAGAGAATATCTTATTGGGGCAAATAAAACAGTAGATGAAATTTGTGAATATTTAGGGGCGGATTCACTGACTTATCTTGGAGAAGAAGAACTAAGAGAAGCTTGTGGCCACAAAAGTCAATTCTGCAAAGCTTGCTTTAATGGAAGATATCCAATGGAAGTACCTATTGAATGTCAGCCTTCAGAATGTTAA
- the purM gene encoding phosphoribosylformylglycinamidine cyclo-ligase, whose protein sequence is MSNKITYKDAGVDVHRGYEAVAQMKEHVKSTFTKGVLTDIGSFGGAFSLAAFSGMKEPVLVSGTDGVGTKLKLAFDMNKHDTIGVDAVAMCVNDIICGGAEPLFFLDYIATGKIAPEHVASIVKGIADGCKESMCALVGGETAEMPGFYPDGEYDVAGFAVGIVDRADMIDGSYIKAGDVIIGLPSSGVHSNGYSLVRKLVEVAGVQLDAYSEELGETYGEALLKPTKLYVKAVKAAKEAAKIKGIAHITGGGFIENVPRMLPEGVDAKINLKEIEKPAVYSFLEKTSNLGVDELYNTFNMGIGMMMVVDAADHDKVLTALNRIGEKAKVIGEIISGNKGVVLCED, encoded by the coding sequence ATGTCTAATAAAATCACATATAAAGATGCTGGTGTGGATGTACACCGCGGATATGAAGCTGTTGCACAGATGAAAGAGCACGTTAAATCAACTTTTACAAAAGGGGTACTAACAGATATCGGAAGCTTTGGAGGGGCCTTTTCTCTTGCAGCTTTTAGCGGCATGAAAGAACCTGTACTTGTATCTGGAACGGACGGAGTAGGTACAAAACTAAAGCTTGCTTTTGATATGAACAAACATGATACGATCGGCGTAGATGCAGTAGCTATGTGTGTTAATGATATTATTTGCGGAGGGGCAGAGCCGCTTTTTTTCCTTGACTACATCGCTACAGGTAAAATCGCCCCAGAGCATGTTGCAAGCATTGTTAAAGGGATTGCAGATGGCTGCAAAGAAAGTATGTGTGCCTTAGTTGGCGGGGAAACAGCAGAAATGCCAGGCTTTTATCCAGATGGTGAATATGACGTAGCTGGTTTTGCAGTAGGTATAGTAGACCGCGCAGATATGATAGATGGCAGCTATATTAAAGCGGGAGATGTGATTATTGGGCTGCCTTCATCAGGGGTACACAGCAATGGTTATTCACTTGTTAGAAAATTAGTAGAAGTAGCTGGTGTTCAGCTTGACGCATACAGCGAGGAGCTTGGAGAAACTTACGGAGAAGCGCTTCTTAAACCAACTAAACTTTATGTAAAAGCAGTAAAAGCAGCTAAAGAAGCAGCTAAGATAAAAGGCATTGCCCATATTACAGGAGGCGGATTTATTGAAAATGTACCTCGTATGCTACCAGAAGGTGTAGATGCTAAAATTAATCTTAAAGAAATTGAAAAACCAGCAGTTTATAGCTTTTTAGAAAAAACTTCTAATCTAGGTGTAGATGAACTTTACAATACATTCAACATGGGAATTGGAATGATGATGGTCGTTGACGCAGCAGATCATGATAAAGTGCTAACTGCGCTTAATCGTATTGGAGAAAAAGCTAAAGTTATAGGTGAGATCATAAGCGGCAATAAGGGTGTTGTTTTATGCGAGGACTAA
- the purN gene encoding phosphoribosylglycinamide formyltransferase: protein MRGLRLGVLVSGSGSNLQSIIDAVESGKLKSEIVCVISNKEQAYGLERARKHNLPALFINPKEENYDAKLLNTLKAYEVDLVVLAGYLKIIDKELVETFKGRIINIHPSLLPKYGGKGYYGIHVHAAVIAAGEKESGATVHHVDIGIDTGDTILQKKLEVYTDDTPESLQKRILEEIEHKILVEAIAHLEGRA from the coding sequence ATGCGAGGACTAAGACTAGGGGTTTTAGTATCAGGCAGCGGCAGCAATCTTCAAAGTATTATTGATGCAGTAGAAAGCGGAAAGCTTAAAAGTGAAATAGTCTGTGTGATTTCCAATAAAGAACAGGCTTATGGACTTGAACGTGCGAGAAAGCATAACTTGCCAGCACTTTTTATTAATCCAAAAGAAGAAAATTACGATGCGAAACTTTTAAATACACTTAAAGCTTATGAAGTAGATTTGGTTGTACTGGCGGGCTATTTAAAGATTATCGATAAAGAACTTGTAGAAACATTCAAAGGAAGAATTATTAATATCCATCCCTCACTTTTACCTAAATATGGTGGTAAAGGCTACTACGGTATTCATGTCCACGCGGCAGTTATCGCTGCCGGAGAGAAAGAAAGCGGTGCGACTGTTCATCATGTGGACATTGGTATTGACACGGGAGATACTATTCTTCAGAAGAAATTAGAAGTGTACACAGACGATACGCCAGAGAGCCTTCAAAAAAGGATTTTAGAAGAGATTGAACATAAAATTTTAGTTGAGGCAATTGCACATTTAGAAGGGAGAGCCTAA
- the purD gene encoding phosphoribosylamine--glycine ligase, translated as MKVLIVGNGGRESAIADTVKRFHTDAQIFVAPGNGGTAKAFTNVPIAADQIDALAEFAKDEQIDFTIVGPEVPLVLGIVDRFEALGIKVFGPNKVCAQFEGSKRFTKEFLMRNDIPTAKYASFNSDEVEACVAEVENFSLPVVVKADGLAAGKGVLICESYEDAKKEIREIFSGKFEGAGDTIVLEEFLTGIEASLLCFVDGKTIVPMETARDYKRALDDDKGLNTGGMGGFSPNPIITADVKKVIDKKILEPIITGFQKENLDFKGVLFIGLMIENGEPKVLEFNVRFGDPETQSVLPRLKTDLIEICNACIEGRLDEINMEWDERQSVTLVMSSKGYPETSHKGDVIEGLDTLNPETYLFHAGTKKVGDEIQTDGGRVLAITSLAGNLEEARANVYEELKKIRFYGMQYRTDIAK; from the coding sequence ATGAAAGTATTAATAGTAGGAAATGGCGGCAGAGAGTCAGCTATTGCAGATACAGTTAAAAGATTTCATACAGATGCACAGATTTTTGTAGCACCAGGCAATGGCGGTACAGCAAAAGCCTTTACCAATGTGCCTATTGCAGCAGATCAAATAGATGCTTTGGCTGAGTTTGCCAAAGATGAACAAATAGATTTTACAATTGTTGGACCTGAAGTGCCATTAGTTCTAGGGATTGTTGATAGATTTGAAGCATTGGGGATAAAAGTGTTTGGCCCAAACAAAGTATGTGCACAGTTTGAAGGCAGTAAGCGGTTTACAAAAGAATTTTTGATGAGAAATGATATTCCTACAGCCAAATATGCAAGTTTTAACAGTGATGAAGTAGAGGCTTGCGTAGCGGAGGTAGAAAATTTTAGCCTGCCGGTTGTTGTTAAAGCAGATGGCTTAGCTGCTGGTAAAGGCGTACTTATTTGTGAAAGCTACGAAGATGCAAAAAAAGAAATTAGAGAGATCTTCAGCGGCAAATTTGAAGGTGCCGGAGATACAATTGTACTTGAAGAGTTTCTTACAGGTATCGAAGCTTCGCTCCTTTGCTTTGTAGATGGTAAAACAATTGTACCTATGGAAACAGCCCGCGACTATAAACGTGCTTTAGATGATGATAAAGGCCTTAATACAGGTGGCATGGGAGGTTTTTCACCCAATCCCATTATTACAGCTGATGTTAAAAAAGTTATAGATAAAAAGATCCTTGAGCCTATTATAACTGGTTTTCAAAAAGAAAACTTAGATTTTAAAGGTGTACTCTTTATTGGGCTGATGATAGAAAATGGTGAACCCAAAGTGCTTGAGTTTAATGTGCGTTTTGGAGATCCAGAAACTCAAAGTGTACTGCCAAGACTTAAAACTGATTTAATTGAGATTTGTAATGCGTGTATTGAAGGAAGACTTGATGAGATTAACATGGAGTGGGACGAAAGACAAAGTGTTACCCTTGTAATGTCTAGCAAAGGATATCCAGAGACTTCTCATAAAGGGGATGTAATAGAGGGACTAGATACACTTAATCCAGAAACTTATTTATTCCATGCAGGTACTAAAAAGGTTGGAGATGAAATTCAGACTGATGGTGGCCGGGTGTTGGCTATTACGAGTCTTGCTGGTAATCTAGAAGAAGCTAGAGCTAATGTTTACGAAGAACTTAAAAAGATTAGATTTTATGGCATGCAGTATCGAACGGATATTGCAAAGTAA
- the purK gene encoding 5-(carboxyamino)imidazole ribonucleotide synthase — translation MNAREIKRLAPPSTIGIVGGGQLGRMMAHEAKRMGYNVIVLDPKPNAPTGQVADEQITADFSDLAALRQLAARTDVLTYEFEHIDVELLSILENEGYTIYPSARTLRMIQNKFVQKNALKEAGIPVPNFYTVNSLEELTETFDKLGGKLVLKSCTGGYDGKGNAIIKHRDQLETAYQMLSGYELMAEEFVDYIKEVSIIVAKNHEKIVFYPVAENSHKDSILIHTIVPAGITEKVEEKIQEAAQKVIETINDYGIFCIEFFVDIEGNILVNEIAPRPHNSGHYSIEGCITSQFEQIIRVITGMPLGSTKLRSVCAMYNLLGSEDVDGAYCIDGVENILEMEDCHFHLYGKADTKPLKKIGHITALGETGDLALLKAREALYSIQVKPVEEERSNESTR, via the coding sequence ATGAATGCAAGAGAAATTAAAAGGTTGGCACCTCCTTCGACTATTGGGATTGTTGGTGGGGGACAGCTTGGTCGTATGATGGCGCATGAAGCAAAGCGTATGGGATATAATGTTATTGTACTTGATCCAAAGCCTAATGCACCTACTGGTCAGGTTGCAGATGAGCAGATTACAGCTGATTTTTCAGATCTTGCAGCTTTAAGACAGCTGGCTGCAAGAACGGATGTTTTAACTTATGAATTTGAACATATTGATGTGGAACTGCTTAGTATATTAGAAAATGAAGGCTATACTATTTATCCATCAGCACGTACGCTGAGGATGATTCAAAATAAATTTGTGCAAAAAAATGCCCTGAAAGAGGCTGGAATTCCTGTACCAAACTTTTATACCGTAAACAGCTTAGAGGAACTTACTGAGACTTTTGACAAGCTTGGTGGGAAGTTGGTGTTAAAAAGCTGTACGGGAGGTTATGATGGTAAGGGTAATGCGATTATTAAACATAGAGATCAGCTTGAGACAGCTTATCAGATGCTTTCAGGGTATGAACTGATGGCTGAGGAATTTGTAGACTATATCAAGGAAGTATCTATCATCGTTGCCAAAAACCATGAGAAGATCGTTTTTTATCCTGTAGCAGAAAATAGCCATAAGGATAGTATTCTTATCCATACAATAGTTCCAGCGGGTATTACAGAGAAAGTAGAAGAAAAGATTCAAGAAGCAGCTCAGAAGGTTATTGAGACAATCAATGATTATGGGATTTTTTGTATTGAGTTCTTTGTGGATATTGAGGGGAATATTTTAGTCAATGAAATAGCTCCTAGACCTCATAATTCAGGACATTATTCTATCGAAGGGTGTATTACTTCTCAATTTGAACAGATTATAAGAGTTATAACTGGTATGCCTCTTGGATCGACCAAATTAAGATCAGTTTGTGCCATGTACAACTTACTTGGTAGTGAGGATGTAGATGGTGCGTATTGCATTGATGGGGTAGAAAATATTTTAGAGATGGAAGACTGTCATTTTCATTTATATGGTAAGGCAGATACAAAGCCACTTAAGAAGATTGGACACATAACAGCTTTGGGTGAAACTGGAGATCTGGCATTACTTAAGGCGAGAGAAGCACTCTATAGTATACAAGTTAAACCCGTAGAGGAGGAAAGATCAAATGAAAGCACAAGATAA
- the purE gene encoding 5-(carboxyamino)imidazole ribonucleotide mutase yields MKAQDKAPIVGIIMGSQSDLGIMKMAAAIMEECQVPYEIKVVSAHRTPERMYEYAKDAEQRGIEVIIAGAGGAAHLPGMVASMTFLPVVGVPVKLKELDGMDSLLSIVQMPGGIPVATVGINNAKNAGILATRIVGIKHPEIREKLGEYVRKMKEGIGYDLEDILAES; encoded by the coding sequence ATGAAAGCACAAGATAAAGCACCAATTGTGGGGATTATTATGGGAAGCCAATCAGATTTAGGGATTATGAAAATGGCTGCCGCGATTATGGAAGAATGCCAGGTACCTTATGAGATCAAAGTCGTATCAGCGCATAGAACTCCTGAAAGAATGTATGAATATGCGAAAGATGCAGAACAAAGAGGCATAGAAGTTATTATCGCTGGAGCAGGCGGTGCAGCCCATCTGCCGGGAATGGTGGCGTCGATGACCTTTCTGCCTGTCGTCGGGGTACCTGTTAAACTCAAGGAATTAGATGGCATGGATTCACTGCTTTCAATCGTGCAAATGCCAGGCGGAATACCTGTAGCTACTGTGGGAATTAATAATGCAAAAAATGCGGGGATACTGGCTACAAGGATCGTAGGCATTAAGCATCCTGAGATTAGAGAAAAATTAGGTGAGTATGTTCGGAAGATGAAAGAGGGCATTGGGTATGACCTTGAGGATATACTTGCAGAGAGTTAA
- a CDS encoding histidine phosphatase family protein produces MIYLVRHGQTDWNLFKRFNGCTDTYLNQTGIAQAKLQAKNLKRVSLDACFCSPQARAHQFSEIIYKGPIVFDDRLAEINCGEFEGMEETEEAMKLFWQAIKTGNMGTESFEAFIKRNCDLCDIIMEKQKGKNVLIVTHAANVRVINYYFKGKPKNYDFSKRVIEKGELIMLEN; encoded by the coding sequence ATGATATACCTAGTTCGTCATGGACAAACAGATTGGAATTTATTTAAAAGGTTTAACGGATGTACAGATACCTATTTGAATCAAACAGGAATAGCGCAGGCAAAGCTGCAAGCCAAGAACTTAAAGAGGGTCAGTTTGGACGCATGTTTTTGTAGCCCACAAGCACGAGCGCACCAATTCAGTGAAATTATCTATAAAGGCCCGATTGTGTTTGATGATAGGCTTGCAGAAATAAACTGTGGCGAGTTTGAGGGTATGGAGGAAACTGAGGAAGCGATGAAATTATTTTGGCAAGCAATTAAAACAGGTAATATGGGCACGGAGAGCTTCGAAGCATTTATAAAACGGAACTGCGATTTATGCGATATAATTATGGAAAAACAAAAGGGGAAAAACGTTTTAATCGTTACTCATGCCGCAAACGTACGGGTAATCAATTATTATTTCAAGGGTAAGCCCAAGAACTATGATTTTAGTAAAAGGGTTATCGAAAAAGGCGAGTTGATTATGTTGGAAAACTAA
- a CDS encoding SPL family radical SAM protein, with translation MIREIIANKAITYEYPPDGGEIPIIDPYDGCTMGCPYCFQLDDDKWNKQLLIKTNMPDLIRRDLRDWPKDKFIYIGSRCDPYMNIEEKYKLTRRCIIELNKLQIPIMITTKSNLDIIFRDIDILKGYTAEINVLLGLSNMNELSKVKTCSNIKSIDLTNKLHNMGIGVWAFITPVLPGITDVDLMIESLNCEIPVYLDKLRINPNSKTGNSMLKYIKEKYPRLEETYLEILYEDKNKYIEELRKKWKNHPRIKFVFD, from the coding sequence ATGATTAGAGAAATTATAGCTAATAAGGCTATTACTTATGAATATCCACCTGATGGAGGAGAGATACCGATAATTGATCCATATGATGGATGTACTATGGGATGTCCATATTGTTTTCAATTAGATGATGACAAATGGAATAAGCAGCTACTAATTAAGACAAATATGCCAGATTTAATAAGAAGAGATTTAAGAGACTGGCCTAAAGATAAATTCATATATATTGGGAGTAGGTGTGACCCTTATATGAATATTGAAGAAAAGTATAAACTTACAAGAAGATGCATTATAGAACTAAATAAATTACAAATTCCAATTATGATAACTACAAAAAGTAATTTGGATATTATTTTTAGAGATATAGATATCCTAAAAGGATATACTGCTGAGATTAATGTATTACTAGGACTATCTAATATGAATGAATTATCAAAGGTTAAAACATGTTCAAATATTAAGAGTATTGATTTAACTAATAAACTACATAATATGGGAATAGGCGTATGGGCTTTTATTACACCTGTTTTACCAGGTATAACTGATGTAGATTTAATGATTGAGAGTTTGAACTGTGAAATTCCTGTATACCTTGATAAATTAAGAATTAATCCAAATAGTAAAACAGGAAACAGCATGTTAAAGTATATAAAAGAAAAGTATCCTAGACTTGAAGAAACATATTTAGAAATTTTATATGAGGATAAAAACAAGTATATTGAAGAACTAAGAAAAAAATGGAAAAATCATCCTAGAATTAAGTTTGTATTTGATTAG
- a CDS encoding class I SAM-dependent methyltransferase produces the protein MDKSAVYKTNSSYWDAKGNDVLGAIVLPLYGAFITEEKCKLFGDVAGKKMLEIGCGNGRSLQYHGERKAFELWGVDISEKQIEKAKHHLKTCSLSAKFICSPMEENCGIPEDYFDFVYSIYAIGWTTDLDGTFNRIASYLKKDGVFIFSWSHPIHKCVVTENNKFSFNKCYFDESWYTVPLDFSQGELNLSDRKLSTYVNALAKAGFIIEEMIEETDNEILESCDDNSFFVKRAKMFPVTFVIKARKA, from the coding sequence ATGGACAAGAGTGCGGTTTATAAGACAAATAGCTCCTATTGGGATGCAAAAGGAAATGACGTTTTGGGAGCAATTGTGCTTCCGCTGTATGGAGCATTTATCACGGAAGAAAAGTGCAAGCTTTTTGGCGACGTCGCGGGAAAGAAGATGCTAGAGATAGGTTGTGGAAACGGTCGTTCCTTGCAATATCATGGGGAACGCAAAGCATTTGAACTATGGGGTGTAGATATATCAGAAAAGCAAATCGAAAAGGCGAAACACCATTTGAAAACGTGCAGTCTGTCAGCAAAATTTATCTGTTCACCGATGGAAGAAAACTGTGGCATTCCAGAGGATTATTTTGACTTTGTTTATTCTATTTATGCTATAGGCTGGACAACCGACCTTGATGGTACTTTCAACCGCATTGCTTCTTATCTTAAAAAAGATGGTGTTTTTATTTTTAGTTGGTCTCATCCTATACATAAATGTGTTGTTACAGAAAACAATAAATTTTCTTTTAACAAATGTTATTTCGATGAATCTTGGTATACAGTGCCACTTGATTTTAGTCAGGGTGAGCTAAATTTATCAGATCGCAAATTATCAACCTATGTGAATGCCTTGGCAAAAGCAGGATTTATTATTGAAGAAATGATTGAGGAAACCGATAATGAAATCCTTGAATCATGTGATGATAACAGTTTTTTTGTAAAAAGAGCGAAGATGTTCCCTGTAACCTTTGTTATAAAAGCAAGAAAAGCCTAA
- a CDS encoding GNAT family N-acetyltransferase, whose translation MKTLETERLIMRDWKVSDIFDFYEYASVEGISEMTGWPHHENIEVTKTILKDFIDSGIEYALVLKEENKVIGSLGFHNRTADTSYRADIQREIGYVLSKAYWGRGLMTEAVREAIQYAFDEIKVDVLWCGHKSFNIQSKRVIEKSGFRYYCDGTYESFGKTYDAKKYILTKDEYHLLFQNKA comes from the coding sequence ATGAAAACGTTAGAAACCGAAAGACTGATAATGAGAGATTGGAAAGTATCAGATATATTTGATTTTTATGAGTATGCCAGTGTTGAAGGTATTAGCGAAATGACTGGGTGGCCGCATCATGAGAATATTGAAGTTACTAAAACAATATTAAAAGACTTTATTGATAGTGGCATAGAGTATGCTTTGGTATTAAAAGAAGAAAACAAAGTAATTGGTTCTTTAGGTTTTCATAATAGAACTGCTGACACAAGTTATAGAGCTGATATACAAAGAGAGATTGGGTATGTTTTAAGCAAAGCATACTGGGGCAGAGGTCTTATGACTGAAGCTGTACGAGAAGCAATCCAATATGCTTTTGATGAGATTAAAGTAGATGTTTTGTGGTGTGGGCATAAATCATTTAATATACAATCGAAAAGAGTAATCGAAAAAAGCGGATTTAGATATTATTGTGATGGTACATACGAATCCTTTGGCAAAACTTATGATGCAAAAAAATATATTTTGACTAAGGATGAATATCATCTGTTGTTCCAAAATAAAGCATAG
- a CDS encoding 4Fe-4S double cluster binding domain-containing protein: MNISNEIREKLISQGASIVGFADLSIIPEQNRRGFKHGIIIGVALNPMIVSLIKNEPIQEYYDECERVDKLLNTLNEYVSEILKGYGHEALAKTQSVVKIDNNKRTELPHKTIATRAGIGWIGKCALLVTEEFGSAIRISSTLTNAELEVGKPIDICKCGSCIECKNSCPGNVIDGMPWKVKLDRDEFFNAFECKNIILKKGKMRGQDKFTCGICIASCPWTQRFINKCIKNKSN; this comes from the coding sequence GTGAATATTAGTAATGAGATTAGAGAAAAACTTATATCACAAGGAGCTTCAATTGTTGGATTTGCAGATTTATCAATAATTCCTGAGCAAAATAGAAGAGGGTTTAAACATGGAATTATAATCGGGGTTGCACTAAATCCAATGATTGTTTCATTAATTAAAAATGAACCAATACAGGAGTATTATGATGAGTGTGAACGAGTAGATAAATTATTGAATACACTTAATGAATATGTTTCAGAAATACTTAAAGGTTATGGTCATGAGGCATTAGCTAAAACACAAAGTGTAGTAAAAATAGACAATAATAAGCGGACGGAATTACCTCACAAAACTATTGCAACAAGGGCAGGAATAGGTTGGATTGGGAAATGTGCATTACTAGTAACAGAGGAATTTGGTTCAGCAATAAGAATATCCAGCACGCTTACAAATGCTGAATTAGAAGTTGGAAAGCCTATAGACATATGTAAATGTGGTAGTTGTATAGAATGTAAAAATTCATGTCCTGGTAATGTAATAGATGGCATGCCATGGAAAGTAAAACTTGATAGAGATGAATTTTTTAATGCTTTTGAGTGTAAAAATATAATACTTAAGAAAGGAAAAATGAGAGGACAGGATAAATTTACTTGCGGAATATGTATAGCAAGTTGTCCTTGGACACAGAGATTTATTAATAAATGCATAAAAAATAAATCAAATTAA
- a CDS encoding TIGR04104 family putative zinc finger protein encodes MVSGILTILCENCNTKHYFNVSTRLILGLSIGAPLFILSLIRSFHYRYYILLGYILWLALVIYLTPSFVRYHVKDGNEE; translated from the coding sequence ATGGTTAGCGGGATACTCACTATTCTATGTGAAAATTGTAATACTAAACATTATTTTAATGTTTCAACAAGATTGATTCTTGGATTATCTATAGGCGCTCCATTATTTATATTAAGCTTAATCAGGTCTTTTCATTATAGATATTATATTCTTTTAGGATATATACTTTGGTTAGCATTGGTAATCTATTTAACACCATCTTTTGTAAGGTACCATGTAAAAGATGGAAATGAAGAGTAA
- a CDS encoding prenyltransferase: MAIDKQYLLDFEAILSHRYDNGADYWTTPDKRLIKGAPFSTLDSVLYLLELGMEPTEPLLKECSDLIFNAWKEDGSFKLYPKGSIYPCHTAHAANVLCHMGYAYDNRLQKTFQHLLDTQYTDGGWRCNKFSFGRGPETQYSNPFPTLTVLNAFRFSDYLKKEPALDRAVDFLLGHWTIRKPIGPCHYGMGTLFMQVEYPFRNYNLFVYVYVLSFYDHAKEDNRFLEALKALESKMVDGQIVVERIVPKLAKFSFCKKGEPSALATKCYREILKNLGIKG, encoded by the coding sequence ATGGCTATAGATAAGCAATATTTATTAGATTTTGAAGCAATATTGTCACACAGGTATGATAATGGCGCAGACTACTGGACTACTCCTGACAAACGCCTAATAAAAGGAGCACCTTTCTCTACTCTCGATAGCGTACTTTATCTGTTAGAATTGGGTATGGAACCCACGGAGCCTTTACTTAAAGAATGCTCCGACTTGATATTTAACGCGTGGAAAGAAGATGGAAGTTTTAAGTTGTATCCGAAAGGCTCTATTTACCCATGCCATACCGCTCACGCTGCCAATGTGCTTTGCCACATGGGGTATGCTTACGATAATAGATTGCAAAAAACTTTCCAACACCTTTTAGATACCCAATACACGGATGGCGGATGGCGTTGCAATAAGTTTAGCTTTGGTCGAGGTCCAGAAACTCAGTATTCAAACCCATTTCCAACACTTACTGTTCTGAACGCATTCCGCTTTAGTGACTATCTCAAAAAAGAACCAGCGCTTGACAGGGCTGTAGATTTCTTGCTTGGACATTGGACAATTCGGAAACCGATTGGCCCATGTCACTACGGAATGGGCACATTGTTCATGCAAGTAGAATATCCCTTTCGCAACTACAATCTTTTTGTTTATGTCTATGTTTTATCCTTTTATGACCATGCAAAAGAGGACAACCGGTTTCTGGAAGCCTTAAAAGCGCTGGAATCCAAAATGGTGGATGGTCAGATTGTTGTTGAGCGCATTGTGCCGAAGCTGGCCAAGTTTTCTTTCTGTAAGAAAGGCGAGCCAAGTGCATTGGCAACAAAATGCTATCGCGAAATCTTAAAAAACCTTGGCATAAAAGGATAA